One part of the Phaenicophaeus curvirostris isolate KB17595 chromosome 2, BPBGC_Pcur_1.0, whole genome shotgun sequence genome encodes these proteins:
- the IYD gene encoding iodotyrosine deiodinase 1 isoform X2: protein MALFSSLTPVFIAIICVLIGVILKKTDGEKKERESKSKPLSRPWVDEDLKDGTDHHFEEEEADEEWQGIDENVTHVPFSAERYSEAEMIKRSQMFYELLNKRRSVRFLSDEPVPREVIDNVIRTAGTSPSGAHTEPWTFVVVQDPHLKHKIREIVEEEEEINYKKRMGDRWVNDLKRLRTNWIKEYLDTAPYLILIFKQVYGRLPNGKKKTHYYNEISVSIACGMLLAALQNAGLYTVTTTPLNCGPQLRALLQRPANEKLLLLLPVGYPKKDATVPALTRKPLEDIMVVM, encoded by the exons ATGGCACTGTTTTCTTCCCTAACCCCTGTCTTTATAGCCATTATATGTGTTTTGATTGGGGTAATACTGAAGAAGActgatggagaaaagaaagaacgtGAGTCTAAAAGCAAGCCTCTATCTCGCCCGTGGGTGGATGAAGATTTAAAAGATGGCACTGACCACCACTTTGAGGAAGAAG agGCTGATGAGGAGTGGCAAGGAATTGATGAAAATGTCACCCATGTCCCCTTCTCCGCAGAGCGCTACTCTGAGGCCGAAATGATTAAAAGGTCACAGATGTTTTATGAGCTTCTGAATAAAAGGCGTTCTGTCAGGTTTCTCAGTGATGAGCCGGTCCCCAGGGAGGTTATTGACAATGTCATCAGAACAGCAG GCACTTCACCCAGTGGAGCGCACACTGAGCCCTGGACCTTTGTGGTAGTTCAAGATCCACATTTAAAACATAAGATTCGTGAGATtgtagaagaagaagaagaaatcaatTACAAAAAAAGGATGGGGGACAGATGGGTTAATGACCTGAAGAGACTGAG AACAAATTGGATTAAAGAGTACTTGGACACTGCTCCCTACCTTATCCTCATTTTCAAGCAGGTATATGGGAGGCTTCCAAATGGCAAAAAGAAGACCCACTACTACAACGAAATCAGTGTTTCTATTGCTTGTGGTATGTTGCTTGCTGCACTGCAG AATGCTGGTCTGTACACAGTGACGACCACACCCCTCAACTGCGGCCCCCAACTCCGGGCGCTGCTCCAGCGCCCAGCAAATGAGAAGCTCCTCTTGCTGCTCCCAGTTGGCTATCCCAAGAAAGATGCTACTGTGCCTGCACTGACCCGAAAGCCTCTGGAAGACATCATGGTGGTCATGTGA
- the IYD gene encoding iodotyrosine deiodinase 1 isoform X1, giving the protein MNIEFCESFMLLTEKEKLLNLDRRLHISIVMALFSSLTPVFIAIICVLIGVILKKTDGEKKERESKSKPLSRPWVDEDLKDGTDHHFEEEEADEEWQGIDENVTHVPFSAERYSEAEMIKRSQMFYELLNKRRSVRFLSDEPVPREVIDNVIRTAGTSPSGAHTEPWTFVVVQDPHLKHKIREIVEEEEEINYKKRMGDRWVNDLKRLRTNWIKEYLDTAPYLILIFKQVYGRLPNGKKKTHYYNEISVSIACGMLLAALQNAGLYTVTTTPLNCGPQLRALLQRPANEKLLLLLPVGYPKKDATVPALTRKPLEDIMVVM; this is encoded by the exons ATGAATATAGAGTTTTGTGAGTCATTCATGCTTCTTACAGAGAAG GAGAAACTACTGAACTTGGATAGAAGGCTGCATATTTCTATAGTCATGGCACTGTTTTCTTCCCTAACCCCTGTCTTTATAGCCATTATATGTGTTTTGATTGGGGTAATACTGAAGAAGActgatggagaaaagaaagaacgtGAGTCTAAAAGCAAGCCTCTATCTCGCCCGTGGGTGGATGAAGATTTAAAAGATGGCACTGACCACCACTTTGAGGAAGAAG agGCTGATGAGGAGTGGCAAGGAATTGATGAAAATGTCACCCATGTCCCCTTCTCCGCAGAGCGCTACTCTGAGGCCGAAATGATTAAAAGGTCACAGATGTTTTATGAGCTTCTGAATAAAAGGCGTTCTGTCAGGTTTCTCAGTGATGAGCCGGTCCCCAGGGAGGTTATTGACAATGTCATCAGAACAGCAG GCACTTCACCCAGTGGAGCGCACACTGAGCCCTGGACCTTTGTGGTAGTTCAAGATCCACATTTAAAACATAAGATTCGTGAGATtgtagaagaagaagaagaaatcaatTACAAAAAAAGGATGGGGGACAGATGGGTTAATGACCTGAAGAGACTGAG AACAAATTGGATTAAAGAGTACTTGGACACTGCTCCCTACCTTATCCTCATTTTCAAGCAGGTATATGGGAGGCTTCCAAATGGCAAAAAGAAGACCCACTACTACAACGAAATCAGTGTTTCTATTGCTTGTGGTATGTTGCTTGCTGCACTGCAG AATGCTGGTCTGTACACAGTGACGACCACACCCCTCAACTGCGGCCCCCAACTCCGGGCGCTGCTCCAGCGCCCAGCAAATGAGAAGCTCCTCTTGCTGCTCCCAGTTGGCTATCCCAAGAAAGATGCTACTGTGCCTGCACTGACCCGAAAGCCTCTGGAAGACATCATGGTGGTCATGTGA